The Fimbriimonadaceae bacterium nucleotide sequence GGTCTAGATCGGACTTTCCACCCGCACGTAGTCCGCTAAGGCCAGCTCAAGGCGCTTGGCCCCCCGTCCCTCTCCCCATCCGTACGCCGCAATTGGGCCAGGCTCTCCCACAAAATTCGCCTTCCCCAGCGGGACCTGAGAATTCTCTTGAAACGGGTTCGTGGAGTCGTCCCTTACCCCCGTCGTGAAACAGAAAAAGCTGATCGCTCTCGGAATCGCGATCCCCGCCGCAGCTATCTGCTGGGCGCTTTTCCGCCCCGAGCTGCTCTTCGTCAACCAGGAAGTAAACGAGAAACTAGCGGTTGACAAGATTCTCGCCTCGGGAAGCTTTGACTCGTATGCCCACGAGACCAAGGGCACGGCAAAGTTGGTCGAATCGGACGGAACCCACTATCTTCGACTGGACGGCTTCCACACCTCGAACGGCCCCGACGTCCGCGTCTACCTTGTGAAGGATAGCGACGCAGGAAAGGGCGCGAACGCCGGCAACTACG carries:
- a CDS encoding DM13 domain-containing protein, encoding MESSLTPVVKQKKLIALGIAIPAAAICWALFRPELLFVNQEVNEKLAVDKILASGSFDSYAHETKGTAKLVESDGTHYLRLDGFHTSNGPDVRVYLVKDSDAGKGANAGNYVDLGSIKGNIGSQNYKIPSTINPGEIKSIAIWCKRFNVGFGGATLTKAQ